In the Deferribacter desulfuricans SSM1 genome, TCAAACTCATTTGTACCAACTTCGAGTAAAATATCATGATCCAAAGCCAAATTACACCTCACTATAATTATTATTAATAATAACATAATAAAATATCATATTCAAGTTTAATAACTTGACAAAGTTTGAAAAGTTCACTATATAACGCTGAACTAAGCCGGAGTGGTGGAACTGGTAGACGCGCTGGACTCAAAATCCAGTGGGAGCTAATCCCGTGGGGGTTCGAGTCCCCCCTCCGGCATTTATATTAAGTCTGTCAAAATTTCATATAATACGAAAAATCCTAAAAACAAGCGGTTTTCAGACAGTTGATTGTCCAGGTTTGTCTAGTGAAATCCAGCTAAAATCTGGAAAAAAATGGGTAATAAATTGGGTAACGTTTCTAAATTACCCAAACGCTACCCAAAAAATTACAGAACTATTTAATACCATATACCAAACAAAGCTAAAAATCATATTGACCAACTCCTTTCATCTAATTGCGACAAAAAAAGATGAAAGGAGGACATTATGAAAAGAATTACCGATGCAACATTGAGAGCAGCAAAACCAAAAAAGAAAATTCATCGTATTAATGTAGGTGAAAAATTATTCTTGGAAGTTCGACCTACAGGTAATAAGTTCTGGAGATTTCGTTATAGGGATCAAAATGGTAAAGATACTTATAAGTCGCTGGGAGAATATCCTTATGTTAGTTTATCTAAGGCAAGGCAAGAAGCAGAAAAATTGAATGAAAGATTAAAAAGAGGACTACCTCTTGAAGAAGAAAAACGCACTTTTGATGATTTATTTAATGAATGGGTGGAATTGAATAGAGACAGTTATGATCCATCAACTTTGGAAACGAAATTATCTATTTACAACAGGGATATTAAACCATATTTAGGCAATATGGACATTAAAGATATAACATCAAAAAGAATAATTGATTGTCTTAAAAAAATTGCAGATAGAGATACTTTAGTAACAATGAAAAAAGCAAAAACAATTATTCATTATGTATATGAACTAGCAATTTCTGAAGATATTGTAACTTCTGATCTTACAACTACAATTAACTCTTCATTACCAAAATATAAAGAAAAAAACTATCCTGCTATAACAGAACCTGCAAAATTGAAAAAACTTATAGTTGATATTGATAATTATCGTGGACATTACATAACAAAACTTGCTTTAAAGTTTCTAATGATTACTTTCGTGCGTCCTGGAATGGTTCGTTCATTAGAATGGTGTGATATTGATTTTGAAAACAAACTTTGGTTTGTGCCAGCTGATAAAATGAAAATAAAAAGAGATCATATTGTACCATTATCAGATCAAGCAGTATCAATATTAAAAAAAGCTCAAAAGATAACTGGTGATAGTAATTATGTGTTTTCTTCTCCAATAGATTTTGACAAAATGTTAAGTAATAATACGTTAAATCAAGCTTT is a window encoding:
- a CDS encoding tyrosine-type recombinase/integrase, producing MKRITDATLRAAKPKKKIHRINVGEKLFLEVRPTGNKFWRFRYRDQNGKDTYKSLGEYPYVSLSKARQEAEKLNERLKRGLPLEEEKRTFDDLFNEWVELNRDSYDPSTLETKLSIYNRDIKPYLGNMDIKDITSKRIIDCLKKIADRDTLVTMKKAKTIIHYVYELAISEDIVTSDLTTTINSSLPKYKEKNYPAITEPAKLKKLIVDIDNYRGHYITKLALKFLMITFVRPGMVRSLEWCDIDFENKLWFVPADKMKIKRDHIVPLSDQAVSILKKAQKITGDSNYVFSSPIDFDKMLSNNTLNQALRRIGYTKKEHVSHSFRQTASTLLNEMGWPPYVIEKQLAHEDKNKVRRAYNKAEYLEIRKEMMQFWANYLDELKNAEKPFLKRIINSDSFIENFKTEYVST